The following proteins come from a genomic window of Sardina pilchardus chromosome 1, fSarPil1.1, whole genome shotgun sequence:
- the serhl gene encoding serine hydrolase-like protein, translated as MIHALNGARQFATATMKRTATELRLPVPWGELRGQVWGPEEGRPVLCLHGWADNSGSFNTLIPLLPQEWRCVALDMAGHGLSSHRPPGVFYTFPAYVADVRRVVEALHWTRFSILAHSMGGNVSGMFSAAFPDMVEALVLLDSYGFYPTVTKELPGILKQGMEEMLQVEKREREGKKEKIYTHQNAMQRLMAANPHLTEQSAQHLLKRGSREVEGGFVFTRDLRINLKNVTRISLEQSLELQSRIQARVLVLLAEAGLNKLFPLPEGCSEGLMNGYQNSKNMKVMTVPGDHHVHMNQPEVVASIITDFLLSATDSTAKL; from the exons ATGATCCATGCTTTGAATGGTGCCAGACAGTTTGCCACAGCTACAATGAAACGTACAG CCACAGAGTTGCGGTTACCAGTGCCTTGGGGGGAGCTGAGAGGGCAAGTCTGGGGTCCTGAGGAGGGGCGTCCAGTCTTATGCCTGCACGGCTGGGCAGACAACTCTGGTTCCTTCAACACCCTGATCCCACTGTTACCGCAAG AGTGGAGGTGTGTGGCTCTGGACATGGCGGGCCACGGCCTCTCCTCCCACCGGCCCCCTGGAGTCTTCTACACCTTCCCCGCGTATGTGGCCGACGTCCGGAGAGTGGTCGAAG CTCTCCACTGGACGCGGTTCTCCATACTGGCACACAgcatgg GTGGCAATGTATCAGGAATG TTCAGTGCAGCGTTCCCTGATATGGTGGAGGCTCTGGTGCTGCTGGACTCCTATGGATTCTACCCCACTgtcacg AAGGAGCTGCCTGGTATCCTGAAGCAGGGCATGGAGGAGATGCTGCaggtggagaagagggagagagaggggaagaaggagaagaTCTACACCCACCAGAACGCCATGCAGAG GTTAATGGCAGCCAACCCCCACTTAACAGAGCAGTCAGCTCAGCATCTTCTGAAAAGGGGATCAAGAGAGGTTGAAGGCG GGTTCGTGTTCACCAGGGACTTGAGGATCAACCTG aaaAACGTGACCCGCATTAGTCTGGAGCAGAGCTTAGAGCTGCAGTCCAGGATCCAGGCCCGTGTGCTGGTCTTATT ggcTGAAGCAGGTCTGAATaaactctttcctctgcctgaGGGCTGCTCAGAGGGCCTCATGAACGGCTACCAGAAC AGTAAGAACATGAAGGTTATGACCGTTCCAGGGGATCACCACGTCCACATGAACCAGCCGGAGGTCGTGGCGTCCATCATCACTGACTTCCTGCTGTCCGCCACTGACAGCACTGCCAAGTTATAA